Sequence from the Scyliorhinus canicula chromosome 7, sScyCan1.1, whole genome shotgun sequence genome:
agtcacccagttcccaagacatgctgacctcggctgtctctgtattctgggccttaggttatatgaaaatcagtttaaattcacttgtaccaagaagacttgactagttttcccatcatgccattatttgcttcacacaatactacataccgaggtacagtgaaaagtatttttctgcaagcagctcaacagatcattcagtacatggaagaaaagggaattaaacaaaattcaagaaaatacatgagaatacataatagggcaacacaagatatacaatggaactacataagcattggcatcggttgaagcttacagggtgtagtgttaatgaggtcagtcaataagagggtcatttaggagtctggtggcagtggggaagaagctgtttttgagtctgttcgtgcgtgttctcagatttctgaatctcctgcccaatggaagaagttggaaaagtgagtaagccaggtgggagggatccttgattatgctgcccgctttcccccggcagcgggaggtgtagatggagtccatggatgggaggcaggttcgtgtgatggactgggcggtattcacgactctctgaagttccttgcggtcctgggccgagcagttgccataccatcgGTAtgcacaaaggagagggacaagacggatgttgaggctagggatggatgtttaaatactctcggtcaagttgtcatacagaagggggaagttttgggtattctaaaagacattaaggtggacaagtccccaggactggatgggatctatcccaggttactgagggaagcgagggtcgaaatagctggggccttaacagatatctttgcagcatccttgagcacgggtgaggtcccggaggactggagaattgctaatgttgtccctttgtttaagaagggtagcagggataatccagggaattatagacctgtgagcttgacgtcagtggtaggcaaactgttggagaagatactgagggatcacatctggaagaaaatatacttatcagtgataggcagcatggttttgtggagggaaggtcatgtcttacacacctaatagaattctttgaggaagtgacaaagttaattgatgagggaagggctgtaaatgtcatatacatggactttagtaatgcgtatgataaggtttcccatggaaggttgatggaaaaagtgaagtcgtatggggttcagggtgtactagctagatggataaataactggctgggcaacaggagacagagagtagtggtggaagggagtgtctcaaaatggagaagggtgactagtggtgttccacagggatccgtgctcggaccactgttgtttatgatctacataaatgacctggaggaaggtataggtggtctgattagcaagtttgcagatgatactaagattggtggagttgctgatagcGAGGagtactgtcagagaatacaacaaaatatagatagattggagagttgggcagagaaatggcagatggagttcaatccaggtaaatgcgaggtgatgcattttggaagatcaaattcaagagcggactatatggtcaatggaagggtcttgggtaaaattgatgtgcagagagatctgggagttcaggtccattgtaccctgaaggtggcaacgcaggttgatagagtggttaagaaggcatacagcatgcttgccttcatcggacggggtattgagtacaagagttggcaggtcatgttacagttgtataggactttggttcggccacatttggaatactgcgtgcagttctggtcgccacattaccagaaggatgtggatgccttggagagggtgcagaggaggttcaccaggatgttgcctggtatggagggtgctagctatgaagaaaggttgagtagattaggattgttttcgttggaaagacggaggttgaggggggacctgattgaggtatacataattatgagaggtatggacagggtggatagcaacaagcttttcccaagagtgggggtgtcagttacaaggggtcacgatttcaaggtgagagggggaaagtttaagggagatgtgcgtggaaagttttttacacagagggtggtgggtgcctggaacgctttaccagcggaggtggtagaggcgggcacgatagcatcatttaagaagcatctagacaggtatatgaatgggcgggaacagagggaagtagaccttggaaaataggagacaggtttagataaaggatctggatcggcgcaggctgggagggccgaagggcctgttcctgtgctgtaattttctttgttatttgttctttgttcaggctgtgatgcagcccgataggatgctttctatggtgattAGTACTAATAGTGATTAGGTAGAGATTTCCAAAGATCTACCACCCGCTGAATGAAAGAATtcatcctcatctcaatcctcagTGTCCAACCCCTGATTCTGAGACTCTGTCCCCTTGTTCTAGaacaccccactccctcccctgccACCACCCCTGGCCAAGGAAAACATTCTTTCTGCCTCGTTGAGCCATGCAAGAATTACgcctgtttcaatgaggtcacccctcattcttctaaactctggagaatacaggcccaatctCCTCAGTCTCaccttatgaaaatgaaatgaaaatgaaaatcgcttattgtcaagagtaggcttcaatgaagttactgtgaaaagcccctagtcgccacattccggcgcctgtccggggaggctggtacgggaatcgaaccgtgctgctggcctgcttggtctgctttaaaagccagtgatttagcccagtgagctaaaccagccccttattgggcaatcctgccattccaggagccagtctgatgaaccttcattgcactccctctctggcaaatatatccttccctGACAGGATGTGACGAATcgtgtgccacaggaatcagtaccGGGGCCTCAATTTTTTGCAAttaatataaatgacttggatgaaggggctgaaggtatgGTTGAAGATAGGTCATAAAATAAACTGTGAAGAGCTGTGGCTTAAAAGGGACATAGATgagttaagtgaatggacaaaaatttggcaaatggagtataatgtgggtgcatgtgaaattgtccattttggcaggacgaataaaaaagaagcttacTATCTAAATGGGTGACAGATTGCAAACCTCTGAGGTGTTGAAGGATCCgggtgtccgagtgcatgaatcacaaaaggctagtatgcaggtgcagcaagtaattaggaaagctaataaaatgttattgtttattgtgaggggaattgattacaaaaataGAGAGATTATGTACAAggaattggagtattgtgtacagttttggtctccttgtttaagGATAGATGAAAATATATTAGAAGCTGTTCAGGGAAGGTTTACTCGacgaataccaggaatgggcgggttgtcttatgaggaaaggttggagaggtaaggtttatattcactagagtttagaaaagtaagaggtgacttgatcgaaacctttaagatcgTGAGGGGTATTGACAGCATAGATTTAGAGaggatgatttgatttgatttttgatttttgtttattgtcatgtgtaccgaggtacagtgaaaagtatttttctgcgagcagctcaacagatcataaagtacatgaaaagaaaagaaaagaaaagaaaatacgtaatagggcaacacaaggtacgcaatgtaactacataaacaccggcatcggatgaagcatacaggggtgcagtgttaatggggtccatccataagagggtcgtttaggtcgTTTAGGATGTGGGatattctagaactaggggtcagttTTAAAAATAAGGCGTCACTCccctaagacagagatgaggagaatttatttctctccGAGGGTGGTGAGTCTCTTCCTCAAGGGCAGTAGAAGCAGaatcttttaatttttttaaggttgagctagatagattcttgatttgcaagggggtgaaaggttactggGGCAGAATGTGGGGATGAAGTTACGATCAAATCAACCATGGTCTGAttgaattggtggagcagactcgatgggccgagtggcctactcttgctcctaatgcATATTTTCATAAaatctgtacacaatattccaggtgtggcctctccCAGgctctgtacaattgtagcatgacatctttactcctgtactcaaatcctcttgcaacaaAGGTCATGTACCATTTAACTTCCTAATTGCTGGCTGCACCCTAATTGCTAACTTTCAGTGACTCAGGAAGGGCATCAAACTCTTCTCAACCTCTCACTAAAACATGCCCTGCATTCTGTTATTTcagaccaaagtggataacttcacatttttttcCCACATTTTCTTCCATCCGTCATCTtcttacccactcacttaacctttaTAAAACCACGAGAAGCCTTTTTTGGATTCTCTCCACAACTGACATTCTcacccagttttgtgtcatcagcaaacaataTTACATTTGATCCCCAAATTCAAATCATTGAcatagggtgtgattctccgatcttccgccgggtcggagaattgcagggggcagcgtgaatcccgccccgccgctccgacgccggctgccgaattctccggtgtcgGATTTCAGGCAGGAGCGGggatcacgctgcgccggtcaggggccgttggcagcggaccccctgccgattcttcaggccttgatgggccgagcggccaccctttttcggccagtcccatcgGCGTGAACTGCACATGACCCaccctggcgggacctggctcggaGGGCGGCTACCGGAGTTCTCGATGGGGGCAACAGGATCTGGTccctggggggatgggggggggggggggcggggtggctacagtggcctggactgcgattggggcccaccgatctgcaggcaggcctgttatgtgcgggcactctttccctccgcgcaggCCTCTGCAggactctgccatggccggcgcagagaagaaaccccctgcgcacacGCAGGACGCACGCTGGTGGTTCTGCGGCATGCGCCAACTCGGGCCAGCCCACGGTGGCCCTTCGCcgctggttggcacggcgccaacccctccagcctagaccccggaagtgcagaggagtccgcaacttccaggtggcccgacgttggagtggttcgcgccgctcttggcgccggtgtcaggccattcggccagttgcgggagaatcctacCCCTGGATTGTAAATCGCTcggtccaagcactgatccttgcagtagCTCACCAGTCACAGGGCAGAATATTCTCATTTTCGTTCAGAGTGTGGCAACCGCCGGGGCATAGAATTAGGAACTtggaataaaaaaaaatcaaagatgcaagTCCCACAACGTCACATTGACAGGGTGGGCGCTGATTGAACCCGCCCCACCAGCAACATATGTTTTAAAAGATTGGGTGAGTCTTAAAGGGCGCCCCGATgcaaaattttttaaaagggaacccccccccccccccccctccccccccgcctccccaccgaACAGCCATCCTTCCCAATGAACACACCCACCCCCGTTTCGGGAGTAGTGCCTGGGAAGTGCTGGGGGGGCAGTGCTAGGGGCATGGCCCTCTCCACCTGAGCAATTTTGAACCAAAATAAACTCACCTGAACTCCTCTGGTATGATCTGCTCACCGGCTGCACACCCTGATTCACACGCCGACACGAATGGACAGTTTAACAGGGGAGGGGGAATTATCAGGTGTGAAGGCTTGATAATGGCATTTAAATTTATTCTAATGGGGATGCCGACTTTGAACGTCTGTATTCCAGTCGTATTATTGTCAGTGGGTGGGGACAATTGCTATGGGGGATCCTGCCGGCATAAACCGCAATTTTGGATTCCTGTCGGATTTTATTCTCCTGCCACCGATCCCACCCCACAAAAGTGGGAGAGGAAAATCCCTCCCACAGTctgccaacctgagaatgacTTGATTATTCCTATTCTATGTTTCCTGTCAGTGATCCAATTCTGTATCCTTGCGAGTTTGATACTCTCACTCCAttgtactctaactttatttactAACGTATTGTGTGGGACTTATtcgaaagtcttctgaaaatTTAAATAAACCACATTCCCTGGTTCCCCTTTATATATTCTCTAAAAGAGTGGCCGTAAGCATTGTAATAAGATACAATGATGCTGAATTACATTATGTTGAATGAATCTTCCATTCATTTTTATAAAAATTGGGTTACACACAGTAATGCAATTaaatcagcatctgcagtaaaatgggcagcacggcggcacagtggttagcattgctgcttacggcgctgaggacccgggttcgaatcccggccctgggtcactgtctgtgtggagtttgcgcattctccccgtatttgcttgggtttcacccccacaacccaaaagatgtgcaggataggtggattggccatgctaaattgccgcttaattgggaaaaataattgggtactctaaacttagaaaaaaaaagaatctccaGTAAAGAAGTGAATTTGATGGTATGTGTGGCCATTTTCCACATCAGACTTTCTTACTTCTGTTTGAATGCCGTTATCGAAAGAGTTAAGCAAGCACAGCGGGAAAAAAATAATGAAACATGAATAGGAACAAAGGAATAAGAAAGGATGCATGAAAGCGGATGTATGGATGGCACGCTGAACCCAGGGACTAGCTACCTGTCAGAAGGGCTtagggcttctggaatggactgtCCGATCAatcatggagatgcagtcacagagctagggactgcatgaggggttgtcggcgagcatccaacaCCTACAGGCgcgggtggaggagtccaaccgcgttcacgagcaggaggtggtgccgaccatgcatgcatggccaacaccacatggatgGCATCAGCCGGCGAGGCCTTTAAGGCGaaggtttcagccatgggtcaagatgtccatgaCCTGAGACAATCAGGCAGCCAtttaccagagccacctggacatcgcagcggcAGTTCAGAGCATGACCCAGACACAGTGGGAaatggctgagagcatcagcagcaGGTGCTGGgtgacgtggcacagacacagagggaggtggcccagtcccagagggggttggcacagtcactggctgatgtggcacagacccagaaggtcgTGGCATagtcacagtgtgatgtggcgcAGCCCCAgcgggagatggtccactccctctgCTCCGTGACTGTGAGCATTTGAACCACAGTTGAGGTGAGAATGGGCCTCCAGCACTGGtagtgccaggtggtgggggagcctcaggggttagctccgcccgctcccccgtcccatggagtagtacAGGGGCTAATGGAGACCACGAGAgaggaggaggtaatggggcccgtgccagtgacttCCACCTCCTCATCCTGGCACATCACATGTGCAGCGGGCAGATGGAACCCATGCTGATGATCCCACCAGAAAATACCTGTCGTCACTTGAAATCAGCTGTAAATATTTGCAGGCGCTTAAAAGCAAACTTACAAAAGCAATAGGTGTTTGAAAAAGTTGAAATAgttaaaagtgttttttaaatAATGATGATGATTCTAGCAGAACATTTGAGCACTGCTCTAACATGTGGTGTGCCTTTCTCCAGTGACTATTAGAGAGTGTGGCTTCAACCCATCTGCACTTCAGCACTGGGCCTCATGAAACCCTTCACTGATTGTGTCATTCTGCTGCAGGACAGGAAGTCAACATATAAGGTATAGGTCAACTTTaaaacgctgccgggggtgtacATCTCTGCTTCACCGTTGATTGGAAGATCCGGACCTTTAGCTTTGGGCTCCCCACATGTGGTAACATTTATTTCTGACCATGGTACAAATTGCAAGTAGATTCAACAAAGTCTGCCAGTTTTCAATTACtatcggccttttctcattagtgGCCTGGTTCTAAGACTCTAAATGTATCAAAAGGATCCATACCAATGCACCATGGGTTGAAGAGGAGGATGAACTCCCCAAGATTGCAGCTTCTGATCTTGTCCTCGGTAGTTAGAAGCGATAAACGATATCGTCCAATCTtggcatttggagatgcagagaTGGCCAAGTTCATTCTGGTTCCGGTGATGGAAACATGTCCGCTCCAACGCTTTGCATTAATTGAATTCAATGCAACCTGGACATTGGTTCCAGATGCTGTTGAAGGCCTTGGCCCTAAAATAAGAAAAGAACATGTAATCAAGCTCACATCCAACCAGACTGCAATCGGTCAGGGAATAAGTTGTTACAGTGGGTGTCATCCCATTGATTTGTTTGTACACAGTCTTGAGATTGGAAAGCTACCCAGTGTTCCAATATCTGGAACATATAACCACAGAAATATAGTGTTGGGTGCCTGGCAGGACATGGCTACACATCTCAGTGCAGAAACCCATAGGAAGAAAAGAGTTTGGAAGTCAGAAAGCAGCTTAAGACCTCTCAACATCTGCAAAGATTGCTTCAGGAACTATTCCATTCACTAAAGTGAATTTCCTCAGCATCCAAGATAGTGCTGACCATCAAGGTCTATTTGTGTACAAAACAGACAAGAGCAGGCTGGAGGAAGGGGATAACATAGGTACTATCCGTTCATATCTTTTGAACATATTTAAGCCACTTGGCATTGTAGCTTTTGATGGTGGGGATCGGGGATAGGTAGTGACAATCTTTCAAACTAATATGATTTGtataattatttttattctcaCTTCTTTTGCTCACTCAACTGCCACAATTACGACATTAATATGTGCCAAATTCCCATGGAATTAACTTTATGAAATTCACCCATTGCAACCCATTACTTAACCGTTACATTTTCCAGATGTAGAATGAGAGTTAATTCAATGCCTGTGACTTGTATCTCCTAAGAGCGTCAGTCATCTCTCCTGAACAAATCTATGGGGTTTTTTTCAGGTGACTGTGTCGGTGATATTGAAGATAAATGTTAAGTAGCAGGGATAACTTGTTTTCTAACTATATCTAAGAAGAAAACAGATGTAGGCTTCACAAGTTGACATTatcactggttgtataaagcatACGATATATAGAAAGATAGGAACATAAGTAGACAATCCAGCCGCCTGAATCAGTTCGCAATTCAAAtcgatcatggttgatatgtatTTCAATCCCATTTATGTTCCATAAACTTTGACATCCTTACCTactcatctcagccttgaaaggGAAAGAACCCCAAGGTTCAGATGTCTTTCTATCAAATTACTATTGTTAATTTGTATGAAGAATTGCTTTCTGACTTCACACTTGGTTATTGTAATTGCTTTCAAAGGAGTGTTTTAGCCCTCAAATATGTAGTCATCATTGCAATTTCCACAAGAACCATTGGTCCCATCTAACAGTGCATCACATGTGTTCATCCCATTATGTATAACTTCTCTTTATCAAGAAACACAAACTATACTATTCACACACATATTAATAAATTGAACAAGTCAGTAACTATAGAAAAGTTTAACCTTCCAAAGTTATTTAGACCTTCCAGATTCATTCATGACAGACTACCTTTCTCAGCGGTGAGTACAATTGTGCTGTGGTCTATATTCTCATCTGTGTCGGTCTGCAGTTTGATGTAGAAGAGCTGTCCCCTCCTGATTATCAGTCGTTTGGTGCCGATCTCAGCTGTCCTGTGCTTTTGGTTGTTCTCCTCACATTGCAAATCAACGGTGAAATTCATTTCGGCAACTGTAACAGAAACCACAAGATATTCAGATTACAAAATAAAACCACTAACTTTACTGTTTAACTTTGTGCTGAGAGAAAATAGTTTCCAGCTGTGTAAAAGTCTTCAATGTCACAATTGGTTACAGACTGGTAAAAAGGGCTgcattttcactgtaactcgctTTACACTATTGCATCAAGTCAGAATGTGTCCCATAGAGCCATCAACACTGGGAAAGGACTTCCAGACTGAGGTTTGGAAACAAGATTCCTGGGTGGATGAATTTAGATATTCCTGGAATACAATTATCTTCAATATTTTACCACTTTCTTTCAAAAAGACTGGTGCTCCCTAAATAGAATGGTGCGAGAATTATTAACAATGGGACTGCTTTCTATTCTGGTAACCTTTAAGAAAAATGATGGTTGTGTGTCCAACATTTTGAATAAGGGTTTGTTAAGCATATTGCTATACATTCCAGATCAACTGCAGTTTGTCTGCATTACAGGTTGATCTTCTATAGATGGCAGCAGTTGACAACAAGTGGTTGAGTCTACTTTTAAGTTGATGAAATTCTTTACTGGAATTATTTTGGTGAATAAGGAAATTGCAGCCAAATTTATTCACCTTAGAGAATTAATAAAATGTGCTCAGCAAATGATTATATACAAAGTATCTGAAAACTGGAAAGCCCGAGCCTGAGGTCATGTCGGATTTCAATCCTTGCTGGATTTTGGGGATTGGTGGTTTGAGCCATGGGTGGTTCAGTTCATGCTCAGTTGGGATGGGATCAAGGGTCGTTTGGAGCGGGAATAGACCGGTGCTCAAGCAGTAGGGATAACTAGTCATGCACCAATCCTGACCAATGCAGTAGCTGGCTGAATTGTCCAGGTAAGTTTTTCTTTTACTCAATTAAAACTGCTGCATGACACATTTTAAATATATCCGGTTTTCAGGCAACTCTGAATTTTGGACATCTGAGTTATATTCACTTAACAGAAGTGTTGAAGTCTAGAATCATATTGTAAGGTCCAGGCGAGTGACCATGACCACGATGATGGATAAGAAACAAAAGGATTTAATAAACTTACTCAATACACTCACTACTCCCCAAAGGTTCTGCCACGTCCAGCCCACACTCAAGCCGGGTTATTTATGTCCTAGGGTACCCCTGGTTAAGGGTTCAGCCTCGCCCCTTCATCGAGGGATGtcatactcaggtgaggccatGGGGAACCAGATGACAAAGACCCCGTTCAGTCgcaaaaaatccccaaactccacaCTGCTGAAAGCCGTGCTATTGTCCGACTCTAAATCCTCCGGATTCTATGAATACTGAAAGTCTGGCGGAGTTTCTCGCTCGTGGCCGGCGATGTCGTCATTGTCATTCGGTGGATGTCTAACCACTTAGAATGGGCGTCCACAATGAACAGAAACATTGCTCCTTGAAAAGGTCCTGcagaagtcggggaaggccccttgGCTGGATGGATAcccagcggaattttataaggaatttgcggcggacctggcacgacatttgttgggggcatttaatgaagcactggagaagggggagttgtcgGAGTCGATGACGCAGGCTgcaatcacactaatccccaaaaaagggaaggatcctgtggaatgtgggtcgcatagacccatatcactattgaacatggatgtgaaagtatttgCTAAGTTCTTGGCgggaaggatagaggactgtgtcctgggggtggttgcagaggatcgttaagggcaggcagctcgcgagtaatataagacggctgttgaatatgGTGATGTatccgtcgggggctctggtaccggaggtggtggtgtccatggatgcggagaaagcatttgatcaggtggagtggcggtacttgtttgaagttttgggaaggtttgggtttggactgagatttgtggcatgggtgtggttgctgtatgtggcaccaagggtgagggtgaggatgaatgatatgagctcataaAGCTTTGACTCACACAGGGGTACTaggcaggggtgcccattgtcaccattgctgtttgcactggccagagAGGTGTtgacgatggctctcagggggtcggcgaaGTGGCGGGggtttatgaggggacagagggagcatcgggtgtcactctatgctgatgaccacttgctgtatgtttcgaatCCGTTggaagtatgggaaggattatgggcctgttggggaggtttggagggttctcggggtacaaactgaatggagggaaaagcgaggtgttcccagtgaatgagctggcacagcggactaatttaggggggatgtcaTTTACggcagcgagggataggtttcggtatttggggattcaggtagcaaggg
This genomic interval carries:
- the LOC119969145 gene encoding protein-glutamine gamma-glutamyltransferase 2-like, with amino-acid sequence MNFTVDLQCEENNQKHRTAEIGTKRLIIRRGQLFYIKLQTDTDENIDHSTIVLTAEKGPRPSTASGTNVQVALNSINAKRWSGHVSITGTRMNLAISASPNAKIGRYRLSLLTTEDKIRSCNLGEFILLFNPWCIDETVTREVFYSDYGDYLGEHHLIKLTALAVDTLTKESALAMKDLYVVNPDITIQAAARIFESRFNRLGNFDAWPSYLTREDNFRHAAANY